The following proteins are encoded in a genomic region of Planctomycetaceae bacterium:
- a CDS encoding PEP-CTERM sorting domain-containing protein has translation MLKTRCIINSQKNITVTVVIGVAAVLSFCSPAGAAIIYSGSLTWADGGLEGTGLWVDSNGRPGWFGPALDWTVSENPDGSWDYLYSLSVYRGSISHWIIEASPTFQQSDLKAPFAAEGTFGNIEVGLFNPGGSNPNLPEPIYGIKFDDTEGLTLTVGFTSFRRPVWGDAYAKDGKAGGVFNTVWNSGLTAADPLGPPANGSLEQHLLVPDTFGTDPIPEPATLSLLAAGALAIMVCRRSRSRFTHVEGGGLSRRF, from the coding sequence TTGCTCAAAACAAGGTGCATCATTAACAGTCAAAAGAACATCACGGTCACAGTGGTCATTGGAGTTGCAGCAGTTCTGTCGTTTTGTTCCCCAGCCGGGGCGGCCATCATCTATAGCGGCAGCCTGACTTGGGCCGATGGAGGTCTTGAAGGCACGGGACTGTGGGTCGACAGCAACGGCCGGCCTGGCTGGTTCGGCCCGGCGCTGGATTGGACGGTGAGTGAGAACCCCGACGGATCATGGGATTATCTCTACAGCCTGAGCGTCTACCGCGGTTCGATCAGTCACTGGATCATTGAGGCCTCGCCGACCTTTCAACAGTCCGATCTCAAGGCGCCCTTTGCCGCAGAGGGGACGTTTGGAAACATCGAGGTGGGCCTGTTCAACCCCGGTGGCTCGAATCCAAACCTCCCGGAGCCGATCTATGGCATCAAGTTCGACGACACGGAGGGGCTGACGCTGACGGTCGGCTTCACCAGCTTTCGCAGGCCCGTCTGGGGCGACGCCTATGCCAAGGACGGCAAGGCCGGCGGCGTGTTCAATACGGTATGGAACTCCGGCCTGACGGCCGCCGACCCGCTTGGTCCGCCGGCAAATGGATCACTCGAACAGCATCTGCTGGTGCCGGACACGTTCGGAACTGATCCGATTCCCGAACCGGCGACGCTGTCGCTGCTGGCGGCAGGGGCGCTGGCGATCATGGTCTGCAGGCGTTCCCGGAGCCGCTTTACGCATGTGGAGGGCGGCGGCCTTAGCCGCCGCTTCTAG
- the ilvC gene encoding ketol-acid reductoisomerase — MKIYYDKDGSLDALKGKTVAVVGFGSQGHAHSQNLRDSGIKVVVAELAGTNNYRLAKEAGFEPISAEEATKVGDLIVITLPDEVQAIVYEKAIKPNLKPGKALGFCHGFNIRYGCIQAPEGVDVIMIAPKGPGHTVRSCYVEGSGVPCLIAIEKNATGKAFQTALAWGIGVGGGRAGIIETTFTEETETDLFGEQTVLCGGLTSLVKAGFETLTEAGYQPGIAYFEVLHELLLIIKLMAEGGMSYMRYSISNTAEWGDLHVGPQIVDARVKENMKKALKAIQDGSFAKEWLAECKAGKPNFKRMYEADKNHPIEVVGRELRKMFSWMEAKEAPEE, encoded by the coding sequence CTGAAGATTTATTACGACAAAGATGGTTCTCTGGACGCCCTAAAGGGCAAAACCGTGGCCGTGGTTGGTTTTGGCAGCCAGGGACACGCCCACTCCCAGAACCTGCGCGACAGCGGCATCAAGGTCGTGGTGGCCGAATTGGCCGGCACGAACAATTACCGCTTGGCCAAGGAAGCGGGCTTCGAGCCGATCTCGGCTGAAGAGGCGACCAAGGTCGGCGACCTGATCGTCATTACGCTGCCCGACGAAGTCCAGGCGATCGTGTACGAGAAGGCGATCAAGCCCAATCTCAAGCCCGGCAAGGCGCTGGGGTTCTGCCACGGGTTCAACATCCGCTACGGTTGCATCCAGGCCCCCGAGGGCGTGGACGTTATCATGATCGCCCCCAAGGGTCCCGGCCACACCGTGCGAAGCTGCTACGTCGAAGGTTCGGGCGTGCCCTGCCTGATCGCCATCGAGAAGAACGCCACGGGCAAGGCCTTTCAGACGGCGCTGGCGTGGGGCATCGGCGTCGGCGGCGGGCGCGCGGGAATCATCGAGACCACCTTCACCGAAGAGACCGAGACCGACCTCTTCGGCGAACAGACCGTGCTCTGCGGCGGGCTGACCAGCCTGGTCAAGGCCGGCTTTGAAACGCTCACCGAGGCGGGATATCAGCCCGGCATCGCGTACTTCGAAGTGCTGCACGAGCTGCTGCTGATCATCAAGCTGATGGCCGAGGGCGGCATGAGCTACATGCGATACAGCATCTCCAACACCGCTGAGTGGGGCGACCTGCACGTGGGTCCGCAGATCGTCGACGCCCGCGTGAAGGAGAACATGAAGAAGGCGCTCAAGGCCATCCAGGACGGCAGCTTCGCCAAGGAATGGCTGGCCGAGTGCAAGGCGGGCAAGCCCAACTTCAAGCGGATGTACGAGGCGGACAAGAATCACCCGATCGAAGTGGTCGGTCGCGAGCTTCGCAAGATGTTCAGTTGGATGGAAGCCAAGGAAGCCCCCGAGGAGTGA
- a CDS encoding AEC family transporter: MPGSWFPTPGSHPDAGYAMWNVLDILGPVFLIIALGAALRKSGFMSGEMLIQANRLVYWVGLPIVLFQGIAKRSFSAEAAGPLLVGAGGMLACAAAAMVLAIAMRMDRRMLGSFVHVAFRGNLAYVGLAVIASAFPRTAAGENPVAGTAALVMSALMLFYNVLAVIVLSAGRHKNMGATLKHMLVQIAINPLILACVAGAIVALVHEHAGLAVPRVIDKTLTSTGVFASPLALLCVGGALVSTPLRGRIIPATLAAGIKVGVGTAVGVLLAGALGLNADQRAVALIFLACPTAVATYVLTEQLDGDGPLSAAGIVISTLMSAVSLAIVVAMI, translated from the coding sequence TTGCCCGGTTCCTGGTTCCCGACTCCCGGTTCCCACCCTGACGCCGGCTACGCCATGTGGAACGTGCTCGACATCCTGGGCCCGGTGTTTCTGATCATCGCCCTGGGCGCCGCCCTGCGAAAGAGCGGTTTCATGTCCGGCGAGATGCTTATCCAGGCCAACCGCCTGGTGTACTGGGTGGGCCTGCCGATCGTCTTGTTCCAGGGCATCGCCAAGCGGTCGTTCTCCGCTGAGGCGGCCGGCCCGCTCCTGGTCGGCGCCGGCGGCATGCTCGCCTGTGCCGCCGCGGCGATGGTGCTGGCGATCGCCATGCGCATGGACCGGCGAATGCTCGGTTCGTTCGTACACGTCGCGTTCCGCGGAAACCTGGCGTACGTGGGGCTGGCCGTGATCGCCAGCGCCTTTCCCCGAACCGCCGCCGGCGAGAACCCCGTCGCGGGCACGGCCGCTCTGGTCATGAGCGCCCTGATGCTCTTCTACAACGTGCTGGCAGTGATCGTGCTGTCGGCGGGGCGGCACAAGAACATGGGCGCCACGCTCAAGCACATGCTCGTGCAGATCGCCATCAACCCGCTGATCCTGGCGTGCGTGGCCGGGGCGATAGTGGCGCTGGTGCATGAACACGCCGGCCTGGCCGTTCCGCGCGTCATCGACAAGACTCTGACCAGCACGGGGGTCTTCGCCTCGCCGCTGGCGCTGCTGTGCGTCGGCGGGGCTCTGGTCTCGACGCCCCTTCGCGGACGCATCATTCCGGCCACCCTGGCCGCGGGCATCAAGGTCGGCGTCGGAACAGCCGTCGGAGTGCTGTTGGCCGGCGCGCTGGGCCTCAACGCCGATCAGCGAGCGGTGGCGCTGATCTTCCTGGCCTGCCCGACAGCCGTGGCGACGTATGTGTTGACCGAACAGCTTGACGGCGACGGTCCGCTCTCGGCGGCGGGAATCGTCATCAGCACGCTGATGTCGGCAGTGTCACTGGCGATTGTCGTCGCGATGATATAG
- a CDS encoding four helix bundle protein, translated as MMTTSAEHIPNLDVKLDHEKLDVYQLALRYCAWTQDLIDELDKKNRYRGRHIKDHIDRASLSILLNTAEGNGKRQKQTRSKFFDDARGSATECSACLDSLVAIRCCPLGRVKEGKMMLLRIVSMLTKLVQLFSSD; from the coding sequence ATGATGACAACAAGCGCTGAGCATATTCCGAATCTGGACGTGAAACTCGATCACGAGAAGCTGGATGTGTATCAGTTGGCCCTGCGCTATTGTGCCTGGACTCAGGATCTGATTGACGAATTGGACAAGAAGAACAGGTACCGCGGCCGGCACATTAAAGACCATATTGACCGAGCCAGTCTATCTATCTTGCTCAACACGGCCGAGGGTAATGGCAAGCGTCAGAAGCAGACTCGATCAAAGTTCTTCGACGATGCCCGCGGTTCTGCTACCGAATGCTCCGCGTGCCTGGATTCTTTGGTAGCAATCCGATGTTGTCCACTCGGGCGGGTTAAAGAAGGAAAGATGATGCTGTTGCGAATCGTTTCGATGCTGACCAAGTTAGTCCAACTATTCTCAAGCGATTAG
- a CDS encoding ABC transporter ATP-binding protein — MEPAPHDSPPPLIRISGLVCSFGSRTVLRGVNLEVFAGETMVVMGPSGCGKSTLLRNIIGSATPDSGRVELFGSHVAQLGEEQMDALRLRFGILFQSGALLNSMTIGENVALPLREHTDLDEETIEIMVHIKLELVGLRKAVDLMPSQLSGGMKKRAGLARAIALDPEILFYDEPSAGLDPVTSAEIDHLMMDLAQKLGVTSVVVTHEMDSAFRVADRMALLDNGRMLKVGTRGEFEAIRDARPNGEHDNDLIRQFLRGDHQGPITDRRMGEEYEQDILRLGGA, encoded by the coding sequence ATGGAACCGGCCCCTCACGACAGCCCGCCGCCGCTGATCCGGATCAGCGGCCTGGTTTGCAGCTTCGGCAGCCGCACGGTGCTGCGCGGGGTGAACCTGGAGGTTTTCGCCGGCGAGACGATGGTCGTCATGGGGCCTTCCGGTTGCGGCAAGAGCACGCTGCTGCGGAACATCATCGGTTCGGCCACGCCCGACAGCGGGCGCGTCGAGCTATTCGGCAGCCACGTGGCGCAACTGGGCGAGGAGCAGATGGACGCCCTGCGTCTGCGGTTCGGGATCCTGTTTCAGTCCGGGGCCCTGCTGAACTCGATGACCATCGGCGAGAACGTGGCCCTGCCCCTGCGCGAGCACACCGACCTCGACGAGGAAACCATCGAGATCATGGTTCACATCAAGCTCGAGCTGGTGGGCCTGCGCAAGGCGGTCGACCTGATGCCCTCGCAGCTTTCGGGGGGCATGAAGAAGCGCGCCGGTCTGGCGCGGGCCATCGCTTTGGACCCGGAAATTCTGTTCTACGACGAACCCTCCGCCGGGCTCGACCCGGTCACCAGCGCCGAGATCGACCACTTGATGATGGACCTGGCGCAGAAACTGGGCGTCACCAGCGTCGTCGTCACGCATGAGATGGACTCGGCCTTCAGGGTCGCCGACCGCATGGCGCTGCTCGACAACGGCCGCATGCTCAAGGTCGGCACGCGGGGCGAGTTCGAGGCGATCCGCGACGCCAGGCCCAACGGCGAGCACGATAACGACCTGATCCGCCAGTTCCTCCGCGGGGACCATCAAGGCCCCATCACGGACCGGCGGATGGGCGAGGAATACGAACAAGACATCCTGCGTCTGGGCGGCGCGTGA
- a CDS encoding ABC transporter permease, protein MAPAAGKNPVRSLGAAVLAGFSYAGGMALLLLESAVAMARGLVSAKQPFSYGAAAGQLVRVGARSIPIVLLVQGFIGVILSLQMAPPLQPWGQLDKIASVIGVAGFRFLGPIITGVVISGFGGASIAAELGTMVVSEEIEALRAMALNPIRFLVVPRILATFVAMVLLTIMADIMIALGGYAAARLVLPSAAYATYWKTMHDTLQYHDLWAGLIMAAVFGLLISLIACYEGLKVSGGAEGVGRATTNTVVKSIVAIIGSACVFTMVFYMYGW, encoded by the coding sequence ATGGCCCCAGCGGCAGGAAAGAACCCGGTGCGATCGCTCGGCGCCGCCGTGCTGGCGGGGTTCAGTTACGCCGGCGGCATGGCGTTGTTGCTGCTGGAAAGCGCCGTGGCGATGGCGCGCGGGCTGGTGTCGGCCAAGCAGCCCTTCAGCTACGGCGCCGCGGCGGGTCAACTGGTGCGCGTGGGGGCCCGGAGCATTCCCATCGTGCTGCTGGTGCAGGGGTTCATCGGGGTGATCCTGTCGCTGCAGATGGCCCCGCCGCTGCAACCGTGGGGGCAACTGGACAAGATCGCCAGCGTGATCGGCGTGGCGGGGTTCCGCTTCCTGGGCCCCATCATCACCGGCGTGGTCATCAGCGGGTTCGGCGGGGCGTCCATCGCCGCCGAACTGGGCACCATGGTGGTCTCGGAGGAGATCGAGGCCCTCCGCGCGATGGCGCTCAACCCGATCCGGTTCCTGGTCGTCCCGCGCATCCTCGCGACGTTCGTGGCGATGGTGCTGCTGACGATCATGGCCGACATCATGATCGCCCTGGGCGGATACGCCGCCGCCCGACTGGTGCTGCCTTCGGCCGCCTATGCCACCTACTGGAAGACGATGCACGACACGCTGCAGTACCACGACCTCTGGGCCGGGCTGATCATGGCGGCGGTTTTCGGCCTGCTGATCAGCCTGATCGCCTGCTACGAAGGGCTCAAGGTCAGCGGCGGCGCCGAGGGCGTCGGGCGCGCGACGACGAACACCGTCGTCAAGTCGATCGTGGCGATCATCGGCTCGGCGTGCGTGTTCACGATGGTCTTTTATATGTACGGATGGTGA
- a CDS encoding STAS domain-containing protein, with protein sequence MKKDAQKQTVADVRWQGRAAVVAVKGEIDLSCSSEFQNSLLDLLKDKPESIVVDLSSVPHMDSSGIASLVKLLGRSRKVSVPVRLAGLQKRVQSLFEITRLDRVFEIYPGVKEALAT encoded by the coding sequence ATGAAGAAGGACGCGCAAAAACAGACCGTCGCCGACGTGCGGTGGCAAGGGCGGGCCGCCGTGGTGGCGGTCAAAGGGGAGATCGACCTCTCGTGCAGCAGCGAGTTCCAGAACTCCCTGCTGGACCTGCTCAAGGACAAGCCCGAAAGCATCGTGGTGGACCTTTCCAGCGTGCCGCACATGGACTCCTCGGGCATCGCATCACTGGTCAAGCTGCTGGGCCGCAGCCGCAAGGTTTCGGTTCCGGTGCGCCTGGCGGGGCTTCAGAAGCGGGTGCAGAGCCTTTTCGAGATCACGCGGCTGGACCGGGTCTTTGAGATCTATCCCGGCGTGAAGGAGGCCTTGGCGACGTAA
- a CDS encoding ATP-binding protein, whose product MKIPPNKPIRLTILSVPAHVPVARAAVERFCKAMKIDEQTTGQIALSLDEALANIIKHAYGGRADGLIEIELMPLLSDGLPPALQLRLRDRGRHVAPARIRSRDLDDVRPGGLGVHIIHQYMDRIDYEKAEGGGTVLTMLKRLGGNGGNS is encoded by the coding sequence ATGAAGATACCGCCCAACAAGCCCATTCGCCTGACGATCCTGTCCGTGCCGGCGCACGTGCCGGTGGCGCGGGCGGCGGTCGAGCGCTTCTGCAAGGCGATGAAAATCGACGAGCAGACGACCGGGCAGATCGCCCTGAGCCTGGACGAGGCGCTGGCCAACATTATCAAGCACGCCTACGGGGGGCGAGCCGACGGGCTGATCGAGATCGAGCTGATGCCGCTGCTGAGCGACGGTCTGCCGCCGGCGCTGCAACTTCGCCTGCGAGACCGGGGACGGCATGTCGCCCCTGCTAGAATTCGCTCTCGGGACCTTGATGACGTGCGCCCCGGCGGCCTGGGTGTACATATCATCCACCAGTACATGGACCGGATCGACTACGAAAAGGCCGAAGGAGGGGGAACCGTGTTGACCATGCTCAAACGCCTTGGGGGCAACGGAGGGAACTCATGA
- a CDS encoding HEAT repeat domain-containing protein, giving the protein MRMNLSNVAVLLLSSLLAAFSEGCTPPQEDLAARFQSDDPQVRIEAIREAGKTKNPAAVPFLIDRLSDSQMDIRLFAIMALRDITGQTHGYEVYEPAPQRAAAVARWRQWLAGQPGGPSRAPLTQPAAGRR; this is encoded by the coding sequence ATGAGAATGAACCTATCGAATGTCGCAGTGCTTCTGCTGTCGTCGCTGCTGGCGGCCTTCAGCGAAGGCTGCACGCCCCCTCAGGAAGACCTGGCGGCTCGGTTCCAGAGCGACGACCCGCAGGTGCGCATCGAGGCCATCCGCGAGGCGGGCAAGACGAAGAACCCGGCGGCGGTGCCTTTCCTGATCGACCGCCTCAGCGACAGCCAGATGGACATCCGGCTTTTCGCGATCATGGCGCTTCGCGACATCACCGGTCAGACGCACGGATACGAGGTGTATGAACCGGCGCCGCAGCGGGCGGCGGCCGTTGCCCGCTGGCGACAATGGTTAGCGGGGCAACCCGGCGGGCCAAGCCGTGCGCCCCTGACGCAACCGGCGGCGGGACGGCGATGA
- the nfi gene encoding deoxyribonuclease V (cleaves DNA at apurinic or apyrimidinic sites) gives MSFHRWNISPRQAIALQRRLARRVIAEPLAAPVRTIAGTDCAFLDDGRKIAAVAVLCDARTLSPLASAVEVRACTFPYVPGLLSFREAPAVIAAIEKLPQRPDLLMCDGQGIAHPRGLGLASHVGLLLDLPTIGVAKSRLCGEHRKSGLKRGNRAQLIFDGNKVGVALRTRDGVNPLYISVGHRITLEQAIRWTLRASRFRLPEPTRLAHQTVSRFKKTCPRGADL, from the coding sequence ATGTCTTTTCACCGCTGGAATATCTCGCCCCGGCAAGCCATCGCCCTGCAGCGCCGCCTGGCGCGGCGGGTGATCGCCGAGCCGCTGGCCGCCCCTGTGCGAACCATCGCCGGGACGGATTGCGCATTTCTGGATGATGGCAGAAAGATCGCGGCCGTGGCGGTGCTGTGCGACGCTCGGACGCTGTCGCCGCTGGCGTCGGCTGTGGAGGTCCGGGCGTGTACGTTTCCGTACGTGCCGGGGCTGTTGAGTTTTCGCGAGGCTCCTGCCGTGATCGCGGCCATCGAGAAGTTGCCGCAGCGGCCGGATCTGTTGATGTGCGACGGGCAGGGGATTGCCCATCCGCGAGGGCTGGGGCTGGCCAGCCACGTCGGGCTGCTGCTGGATCTGCCGACCATCGGCGTGGCCAAGAGCCGCCTCTGCGGCGAGCATCGCAAGAGCGGCCTCAAGCGGGGCAACCGCGCGCAACTGATCTTCGACGGCAACAAGGTCGGCGTGGCCTTGCGCACCCGCGACGGCGTCAACCCGCTCTACATCTCCGTCGGTCATCGCATCACGCTGGAGCAGGCGATCCGCTGGACGCTCCGCGCCAGCCGCTTCCGTCTGCCCGAACCGACCCGCCTGGCGCACCAGACCGTCAGCCGCTTCAAGAAGACCTGCCCTCGTGGCGCAGATCTGTAG
- a CDS encoding Minf_1886 family protein encodes MSDEPKKSMDDVILADGRYPLEAFRFLHEGLEQAVEKVHGGTSGSQGQHHVTGRQMCEALRDLAAQRWGMLAPLVLGRWNIKSTLDFGRMVYLLIEHQFMKKTAEDSLEDFSDVFNLPHAFRDVDTFKLKS; translated from the coding sequence ATGAGCGACGAGCCAAAAAAGTCGATGGACGACGTGATCCTCGCCGACGGGCGATACCCGCTCGAAGCCTTTCGCTTTCTGCACGAAGGGCTCGAACAGGCCGTCGAGAAAGTTCATGGCGGAACAAGCGGCTCGCAGGGGCAGCACCACGTTACCGGGCGGCAGATGTGCGAGGCGCTGCGCGACCTGGCCGCCCAGCGATGGGGCATGCTGGCCCCGCTGGTGCTGGGGCGGTGGAACATCAAGTCGACCCTCGATTTCGGTCGCATGGTCTATCTGCTCATCGAGCATCAGTTCATGAAGAAGACCGCCGAGGACAGCCTGGAAGATTTCAGCGATGTCTTCAACCTGCCCCACGCCTTCCGCGACGTCGACACGTTCAAACTCAAATCCTGA
- the metG gene encoding methionine--tRNA ligase, which yields MSKTYYVTTPIYYVNDVPHIGHSYTTIAADVLARFFRSQGRDVFFLTGTDEHGIKIVKAAAEKNMTPAELSDQVVVGFRQLWQDLNISNDDFIRTSEPRHEKRVQELISRLVAQDEIYPGKYEGWYDEGQEEFVTESTARDNQYKSAINGKPLVRYSETNYFFRLGKWVPKLIEHIEANPTFVQPDSRRNEVLSKLRQGVEDLCVSRSKAKLPWGIDMPNDPSHVVYVWIDALSNYYTALGLPEIGDDYDGRNGRFWPCDVHLIGKDILWFHAVYWPCVLMALDIELPKSVFAHGWWTSEGQKMSKTLGNFISRDEIARLCGEYSRDVYRYYLLRAVGFGADGDFSLEQFRERYNTELANGVGNLLSRTVNMIAKYFAGQVPPPATPPAEAGDIVAAAEAMTASAEGLMEACAFHAYMDKIQAIVSATNRFIEVTEPFKLAKDPSRRETLAAILRSCAEAVRIILLYLQPVMPEAAAAGLVQLGAAPAAGTLAEQGRWGLLGDDVKVGAFQPLFPRKQ from the coding sequence ATGAGCAAGACCTACTACGTCACCACGCCGATCTACTACGTCAACGACGTGCCCCACATCGGGCACTCGTACACGACTATCGCCGCCGACGTCCTGGCGCGGTTCTTCCGCAGCCAGGGACGCGACGTGTTCTTTCTCACCGGCACCGACGAACACGGCATCAAGATCGTCAAGGCCGCGGCCGAGAAGAACATGACCCCCGCCGAGCTGAGCGACCAGGTGGTGGTCGGGTTCCGCCAGCTCTGGCAGGACCTGAACATCTCCAACGACGACTTCATCCGCACCAGCGAGCCGCGCCACGAGAAGCGCGTGCAGGAGCTGATCTCGCGCCTCGTCGCCCAGGACGAGATCTACCCGGGCAAGTACGAGGGCTGGTACGACGAAGGGCAGGAGGAGTTCGTCACCGAATCGACCGCCCGCGACAACCAGTACAAGAGCGCCATCAACGGCAAACCGCTGGTGCGCTACAGCGAGACGAACTATTTCTTCCGCCTGGGCAAGTGGGTGCCCAAGCTGATCGAGCACATCGAGGCCAATCCGACGTTCGTGCAGCCCGACTCGCGCCGCAACGAGGTGCTCAGCAAGCTGCGCCAGGGCGTCGAGGACCTGTGCGTCTCGCGATCCAAGGCCAAGCTGCCCTGGGGCATCGACATGCCCAACGACCCCTCGCACGTCGTCTACGTCTGGATCGACGCGCTGAGCAATTACTACACCGCCCTGGGCCTGCCGGAAATCGGCGACGACTACGACGGTCGCAACGGGCGATTCTGGCCGTGCGACGTACACCTGATCGGCAAGGACATCCTGTGGTTCCACGCGGTGTATTGGCCGTGCGTGCTGATGGCGCTGGACATTGAGCTGCCCAAATCCGTTTTTGCCCACGGGTGGTGGACCAGCGAAGGGCAGAAGATGTCCAAGACGCTGGGCAATTTCATCTCGCGCGACGAGATCGCCCGCCTCTGCGGCGAGTACTCGCGCGACGTCTACCGCTATTACCTGCTGCGGGCGGTGGGCTTCGGGGCAGACGGAGATTTTTCGCTCGAGCAGTTCCGCGAAAGGTACAATACCGAACTGGCCAACGGCGTGGGCAACCTGCTGTCCCGGACGGTCAACATGATCGCCAAGTATTTCGCCGGCCAGGTGCCCCCGCCCGCGACGCCCCCGGCAGAGGCCGGCGATATCGTCGCGGCCGCCGAGGCGATGACCGCCTCCGCCGAGGGGCTCATGGAAGCCTGCGCCTTCCACGCGTATATGGATAAGATTCAGGCGATCGTGTCCGCGACCAACCGGTTCATCGAGGTGACCGAGCCCTTTAAGCTGGCCAAGGACCCCTCGCGGCGCGAGACCCTGGCGGCGATCCTGCGGTCGTGCGCCGAGGCGGTCCGGATCATCCTGCTGTACCTCCAGCCGGTCATGCCCGAGGCCGCCGCGGCAGGGCTGGTGCAGTTGGGCGCCGCCCCGGCGGCGGGCACGCTGGCCGAGCAGGGGCGCTGGGGCCTGCTGGGCGATGACGTGAAAGTCGGCGCCTTCCAACCGCTGTTTCCGCGAAAGCAATGA
- a CDS encoding FliA/WhiG family RNA polymerase sigma factor, which yields MPAVTRKKLSPEQLEHWWKQFRKTSDEESRNQLLEYYLPLVKYTAERVYTKLPEEVDVDDLISAGIFGLMDALSAFDPARGVKFETYCSPRIRGAILDELRSMDWVPRLVRSRAHKLNLATRELEATLGRAPTSSELAKRMKLSMSEFDKVKRDAATVGQVSLSRKWFETDSSKDVREIDVLEDKRSDDPLHVAQGKDIKDLLTRGLSRAERLIIVLYYYEEMTMKEIGQTLDLSESRVSQMHSAVLDRLKGQLEKRRKELQPA from the coding sequence ATGCCGGCAGTAACACGGAAGAAGTTGTCTCCAGAGCAACTCGAGCACTGGTGGAAGCAATTCAGAAAAACTTCTGATGAGGAATCGCGCAACCAGTTGCTGGAGTATTACCTGCCGCTGGTGAAGTACACCGCCGAGCGCGTCTACACCAAGTTGCCCGAGGAGGTAGACGTCGACGACCTGATCTCGGCGGGCATCTTCGGGCTCATGGATGCGCTGTCGGCATTCGATCCGGCGCGAGGCGTCAAGTTCGAGACGTACTGCAGCCCGCGCATCCGCGGAGCCATTCTCGACGAACTGCGGTCGATGGACTGGGTCCCGCGCCTGGTTCGCAGCCGCGCGCACAAGCTCAATCTCGCCACGCGCGAGCTCGAGGCCACGCTCGGTCGCGCGCCCACCAGCTCTGAACTGGCCAAGCGCATGAAGCTCTCGATGAGCGAGTTCGACAAGGTCAAGCGCGACGCCGCGACGGTCGGGCAGGTTTCGCTCAGCCGCAAGTGGTTCGAGACCGACTCGAGCAAGGACGTGCGCGAGATCGACGTCCTGGAAGACAAGCGCAGCGACGACCCGCTCCACGTCGCCCAGGGCAAGGATATCAAAGACCTCCTGACCCGAGGACTCAGCCGCGCCGAACGCCTCATCATCGTCCTGTACTACTACGAAGAGATGACGATGAAAGAGATCGGGCAGACCCTCGATCTGTCCGAAAGCCGCGTCAGCCAGATGCACTCGGCCGTCCTCGACCGCCTCAAGGGGCAACTGGAAAAACGCAGAAAAGAATTGCAGCCGGCATAA
- a CDS encoding P-loop NTPase → MSEQVDQAQRLRSLMQQRRTHTIAVASGKGGVGKSCIAANLAILISAAGHRVALVDADLALANLDIMLDVEAACDLSRVIEGAGHLADVVMNLPCGLQFVPGASGLPRLADLSAFDRARLIEELSALEADNDVVVIDCGAGIGPEVLSFAAAADTAVVVTTPEPTAVTDAYALIKVLTRANAACAMTVVTNQARNAAEGHATCSRIAAVAKQFLDVHVAEGGYVVSDLKMSQAVRQRQPLVLAYPQCAASRCLADVARALCSTRLEDVGREGFFRRVAGWLK, encoded by the coding sequence ATGAGCGAGCAGGTCGATCAAGCCCAGCGCCTGCGCTCGCTGATGCAGCAGCGCCGCACGCACACCATCGCCGTCGCCAGCGGCAAGGGCGGCGTGGGCAAGAGCTGCATCGCCGCCAACCTGGCGATCCTGATCTCCGCCGCCGGCCACCGCGTCGCCCTGGTCGACGCCGACCTGGCGCTGGCGAACCTCGACATCATGCTCGACGTCGAGGCCGCCTGCGACCTCTCCCGCGTCATCGAAGGCGCCGGACATCTCGCCGACGTGGTCATGAATCTGCCCTGCGGGCTGCAGTTCGTCCCCGGCGCCAGCGGCCTGCCGCGCCTGGCCGACCTGAGCGCATTCGACCGCGCCAGACTCATCGAGGAACTCTCCGCCCTCGAAGCCGACAACGACGTCGTCGTCATCGACTGCGGCGCCGGGATCGGACCGGAGGTGCTGAGCTTCGCCGCCGCCGCCGACACGGCCGTCGTCGTCACCACGCCCGAGCCCACGGCCGTCACTGACGCCTACGCGCTGATCAAAGTTCTCACGCGCGCCAACGCGGCGTGCGCCATGACGGTGGTGACCAACCAGGCGCGGAACGCGGCCGAAGGGCACGCCACCTGCTCGCGAATCGCCGCCGTGGCCAAACAGTTTCTCGACGTGCATGTCGCTGAGGGCGGCTACGTCGTCAGTGATCTGAAGATGTCCCAGGCCGTGCGGCAGCGACAACCGCTCGTCCTGGCGTACCCGCAGTGTGCTGCCAGCCGCTGCTTGGCCGACGTGGCGCGGGCGCTGTGCAGCACGCGCCTGGAAGACGTGGGGCGCGAAGGTTTCTTCCGCCGCGTGGCGGGGTGGCTCAAATGA